From Microcystis aeruginosa NIES-2549, a single genomic window includes:
- a CDS encoding DUF3155 domain-containing protein, translated as MARKRKRKSRRRQEGRKILELVPQYSIESGEDKPVTAARKYIQAIGISPPALLIVKRNEHTTDRYFWAEKGLFGAQYVEENHFLFPSLRDLQPQPVKVAVAVAK; from the coding sequence TTGGCCAGAAAACGGAAACGTAAAAGTCGCCGTCGTCAAGAAGGACGTAAGATACTTGAACTTGTACCCCAGTATAGTATTGAAAGTGGCGAGGATAAACCCGTAACTGCGGCGCGTAAGTATATTCAAGCTATAGGCATTAGCCCACCAGCTTTATTGATTGTTAAGCGTAACGAGCATACAACTGATCGCTATTTCTGGGCTGAAAAAGGACTGTTTGGAGCGCAATATGTGGAGGAAAACCACTTCCTTTTCCCAAGTTTGCGCGACCTGCAGCCCCAGCCAGTCAAGGTAGCAGTAGCAGTTGCTAAATAA
- the ebsA gene encoding type IV pilus biogenesis protein EbsA encodes MPTIEQLEPANKADVLVYMPYYAKDKHSMLPYAIALYQGGYLEGRRRIENSEGIPFVASWYVSKLPSELTRCRLQFEGQADLSYEMTIINAELIEYLIGAIKTFKQLGSADFSQGFYRKLLRFEG; translated from the coding sequence ATGCCGACGATCGAACAATTAGAACCCGCTAATAAGGCCGATGTGTTAGTATATATGCCCTACTATGCCAAGGACAAACATAGTATGCTGCCCTATGCGATCGCTTTGTATCAGGGAGGATATTTAGAAGGTCGTCGTCGCATAGAAAATAGTGAAGGGATTCCCTTTGTCGCCTCTTGGTATGTATCAAAATTGCCCTCGGAGTTAACCCGTTGTCGTTTACAATTTGAAGGACAGGCCGACCTAAGCTATGAGATGACAATTATTAACGCCGAGTTGATCGAATATCTAATCGGTGCAATTAAAACCTTTAAGCAGCTAGGTTCGGCCGACTTTTCGCAGGGATTTTATCGGAAACTGCTGCGATTTGAAGGATAA
- a CDS encoding ABC transporter permease gives MDGLVELNLVDLGWALGMMGICLVLSRWSNLALEGQLLLATGRSILQLLVVGYVIAVIFSLDNPLAVLGILAVMMTIATIVAKNRIDSRDKALLPLVFGSLLISSCLTLGYAIALIIQPEQWYSPQYLIPLTGMVLGQAMNSASLAGERLSSTIKSHRLEIETHLCLGATPQQAIADYQKAAIRASLIPTLNQMMVVGLVSLPGMFTGQVLAGSEPLNAASYQILILFMIALANLITAQLVTEGIYRRFFSENLSLLS, from the coding sequence ATGGATGGATTAGTAGAACTAAATCTGGTGGATTTGGGTTGGGCTTTGGGGATGATGGGTATTTGTTTAGTCCTCTCCCGTTGGTCAAATTTAGCTCTAGAGGGACAATTATTATTGGCGACTGGTCGATCGATCCTGCAATTATTAGTGGTAGGCTACGTTATCGCCGTTATTTTTTCCCTTGATAATCCTCTGGCAGTGCTGGGGATTTTGGCAGTAATGATGACTATCGCGACTATTGTTGCTAAAAATCGCATTGATAGCCGGGATAAAGCCCTATTACCGCTAGTTTTCGGCTCTTTATTGATTAGTAGCTGTCTAACTTTAGGTTATGCGATCGCTCTAATTATTCAACCAGAACAATGGTACTCACCCCAATACTTGATTCCCTTGACGGGGATGGTGTTAGGGCAAGCGATGAATAGTGCCTCTTTAGCCGGGGAAAGATTAAGCAGTACCATTAAAAGTCACCGTTTGGAAATCGAAACCCATCTTTGTTTAGGGGCAACCCCGCAACAAGCGATCGCAGATTATCAAAAAGCGGCGATTCGAGCTAGTCTAATCCCCACCCTCAATCAGATGATGGTAGTGGGTTTAGTCAGTTTACCCGGAATGTTCACCGGACAGGTATTGGCAGGAAGTGAACCTTTAAACGCCGCTTCCTACCAGATACTGATCCTGTTTATGATTGCCCTAGCCAACCTAATCACCGCTCAATTGGTGACAGAGGGAATCTATCGGCGCTTTTTCAGTGAGAATTTATCACTGCTCAGTTAA
- a CDS encoding DegT/DnrJ/EryC1/StrS family aminotransferase: MSTIPPVDLSRQYQVISEEANHAVLEILRSGRYIGGEAVSELERQFALYHGVSDCVACNSGTDALYLALCALGIQAGDEVITSTFSFIATAEAINLVGAVPVFVDIDINTFNLDVALLEKALTPQTKAIIPVHLFGQSVNMSEVVNFARSHNLLVIEDCAQATGAEWHGQKVGSIGDIGCFSFFPTKNLGGCGDGGAITTNNPELAAQIRMIKEHGSKVRYLHEVIGVNSRLDAIQAVILQIKLKYLDFWNNQRIEIAQRYQELLQPLPNITLPTALAGGKHVWNQYTILTENRDQIRAALQEKDVLSMVYYPIPLHLQPVYQYLGYKKGDLPMAELASEKVLSLPMFPDLSFDEQQQVAYALKDCLHSS, from the coding sequence GTGAGTACAATTCCCCCCGTCGATTTATCCCGTCAATACCAAGTCATCAGCGAAGAAGCTAACCATGCCGTTTTAGAAATCCTCCGTTCTGGGCGCTATATTGGTGGCGAAGCTGTGAGCGAATTAGAACGACAATTTGCCCTCTATCACGGTGTTAGCGATTGTGTTGCCTGTAATTCGGGGACTGATGCCCTTTATCTGGCACTATGCGCCCTCGGTATTCAAGCGGGGGATGAAGTAATCACTTCTACTTTTTCGTTTATTGCCACCGCCGAAGCGATTAATTTAGTCGGGGCAGTGCCGGTTTTTGTCGATATCGATATTAATACTTTTAACCTCGATGTGGCACTGTTGGAAAAAGCACTTACTCCCCAAACTAAGGCGATTATCCCAGTACACCTTTTTGGGCAATCTGTCAATATGTCTGAGGTGGTAAATTTCGCTCGTTCTCATAATTTATTGGTGATTGAGGATTGCGCGCAAGCAACGGGAGCAGAATGGCATGGGCAGAAAGTGGGGAGTATCGGCGATATTGGCTGTTTTAGCTTCTTTCCCACCAAAAATTTAGGCGGTTGTGGCGATGGTGGCGCAATTACCACCAATAACCCCGAGTTAGCGGCACAAATTCGCATGATTAAAGAACACGGCAGCAAGGTGCGTTATCTCCACGAGGTAATCGGGGTGAATAGCCGCTTAGATGCCATTCAAGCGGTTATTTTGCAAATTAAGCTGAAATATCTCGATTTTTGGAATAATCAACGGATCGAGATTGCCCAACGTTATCAGGAATTACTGCAACCTTTGCCTAATATCACTTTACCCACCGCTTTAGCCGGGGGTAAGCACGTTTGGAATCAGTACACAATCCTAACGGAAAATCGTGACCAAATTCGGGCAGCTTTGCAGGAAAAAGATGTCCTATCGATGGTTTATTATCCGATTCCCCTACATTTACAGCCGGTTTATCAGTATTTAGGCTATAAAAAAGGTGATTTACCCATGGCTGAATTGGCCAGTGAAAAAGTGTTATCTTTACCTATGTTCCCCGATTTAAGCTTTGATGAACAACAACAGGTAGCCTACGCGCTGAAAGATTGTTTGCATAGTTCCTAG
- a CDS encoding phosphotransacetylase family protein: MAKSAKSILISSLEPLSGKSGTVVGLAHLLRQKGLEISYGKPVGNCPGYVDGQLVDEDVEFIRQLLELSPERLRLPVIYTDVDSVAKRLQGADKQDYGNILAGYLDRVNSDITLLEGPGTLWEGSIFQLSMGEMAKILQTPILLVARYSSPLIAESLLKAREELNNQLLGVVISDIPADDWEEVQSLLKPYLAGQGVEVLGLLPASKLLRSISVREIVHLLGAKVLCRPDRLDWMVESLAIGAMNVNAALEYFRKGENMAVITGGDRTDLQLAALETSTTCLILTGSISPDPLILGRAEDLEVPILSVNLDTLTTVEIVDQAFGKIRLQEQVKVACIRQLMEEHFQIDRLLEKLTIGA, from the coding sequence GTGGCGAAATCAGCCAAATCTATACTTATCTCTTCCCTAGAACCCCTCAGTGGTAAATCGGGAACTGTCGTCGGTTTAGCGCATCTATTGCGACAAAAAGGACTAGAGATAAGTTACGGCAAACCAGTGGGCAATTGTCCGGGCTACGTCGATGGGCAATTGGTCGATGAGGATGTAGAATTTATTCGGCAATTACTAGAATTATCCCCCGAGCGGCTGCGTTTACCAGTGATTTACACAGATGTGGATTCCGTTGCTAAACGTTTACAAGGTGCAGATAAACAGGACTACGGCAATATTCTTGCTGGTTATCTCGATCGAGTTAACAGTGATATTACCCTCCTCGAAGGGCCGGGGACTCTCTGGGAAGGGAGTATTTTTCAGCTGTCGATGGGGGAGATGGCCAAAATTCTCCAGACTCCGATCCTATTGGTGGCCCGCTATAGTTCTCCCCTGATTGCCGAGAGTCTGCTGAAAGCAAGAGAGGAATTAAATAATCAGCTGCTGGGGGTAGTGATTAGCGATATCCCGGCCGATGATTGGGAGGAAGTACAATCTCTCCTGAAACCCTATTTGGCCGGCCAAGGAGTGGAAGTTTTAGGACTGTTACCCGCTAGTAAACTGCTGCGTAGTATTAGTGTTCGGGAAATTGTCCATCTTTTGGGGGCAAAAGTATTATGTCGGCCCGATCGTTTAGATTGGATGGTAGAAAGTTTAGCGATCGGGGCAATGAATGTCAACGCCGCTTTAGAATATTTTCGCAAGGGGGAAAATATGGCCGTGATCACGGGCGGCGATCGCACAGACCTACAGTTAGCTGCCCTAGAAACTTCTACCACCTGTTTGATCTTAACTGGTTCCATCTCTCCGGATCCCCTGATTCTGGGCCGGGCCGAAGATTTAGAAGTCCCGATTCTCTCGGTAAATTTAGATACTCTCACCACCGTGGAAATCGTCGATCAGGCCTTCGGGAAGATTCGCTTACAGGAACAGGTAAAAGTCGCTTGTATTCGACAATTAATGGAGGAACATTTCCAGATCGATCGCCTGTTAGAAAAGTTAACAATAGGGGCGTAA
- a CDS encoding ABC transporter ATP-binding protein, protein MTPSPPPVSPPVKENDWSLLLRLLPYAKKQKALLFWSLILLFPLSLTGAIQPLIIGQAVSLLQKEQTWGFLAQMPLTAAINTLIIILSAAIILRLILGTMQGYLVQKVGQSITANVREDLFSHVTSLSSSFFDRSPVGRLVTRLTSDVEALGEVFASGAIGVVSDLVYIVVIIITMFTLQWQLALLLVLMLFPVTALIIFFQKQYRSANYQVREQLSKLNAQLQENVVGVNIVQLFRRERFNAEMFRAINTHYRQSLDKTIFYDSAVSATLEWIGLIAVAGVLWLGGIFILQKTIDFGVLSAFILFSQRLFNPLRQFAEKFTMFQAGFTAIERIGELISIPIEITDSNNYKEISFPEKLKTGEIIFENVWFGYKPDEYIIKGLNFTINPGEKVALVGPTGAGKSSIIRLLCRLYEPNKGRILVDGIDIRYLPQAELRRYIGVILQETFLFAGDVTRNITLGENYDFEQVKAAAKLTNIDHFIEELPDGYHTRLRERGANLSGGQKQLLAFARVAIRNPEILVLDEATASLDVGTEVLIQEALEQILVDRTAIIIAHRLSTIRDVDRILVLKRGELVESGTHEDLLTKDGLYASLSKIWV, encoded by the coding sequence ATGACTCCATCACCCCCCCCTGTGTCCCCTCCGGTCAAAGAAAATGACTGGAGCTTACTATTAAGATTACTTCCCTACGCCAAAAAGCAAAAAGCCCTGCTATTTTGGTCATTAATACTTCTTTTTCCCCTATCTCTGACGGGGGCGATCCAACCCTTAATTATCGGTCAAGCGGTCTCCCTTTTGCAAAAGGAACAAACTTGGGGTTTTTTGGCTCAAATGCCCTTAACGGCAGCCATTAACACCTTAATTATTATCCTGTCGGCTGCGATTATTTTACGACTGATTTTAGGGACAATGCAAGGTTATCTAGTGCAGAAAGTCGGTCAGTCCATTACTGCTAATGTCCGGGAAGATTTATTTAGCCATGTCACCTCCCTTTCCTCCAGTTTTTTTGATCGCTCTCCCGTGGGACGTTTAGTCACCCGTTTAACCAGCGATGTGGAAGCATTAGGAGAAGTTTTTGCTAGTGGCGCGATCGGAGTTGTCAGTGATTTAGTCTATATTGTAGTTATCATCATCACCATGTTTACCCTGCAATGGCAATTAGCCCTATTGTTGGTGTTGATGTTATTTCCTGTCACTGCTTTAATTATCTTTTTTCAAAAACAATATCGCAGCGCTAACTATCAGGTACGCGAGCAATTATCAAAACTTAATGCCCAATTACAAGAAAATGTAGTCGGAGTTAATATTGTTCAATTATTTCGCCGCGAACGCTTTAACGCTGAAATGTTTCGCGCTATCAATACTCACTATCGGCAATCCCTAGATAAAACAATTTTTTATGATTCGGCCGTCTCAGCTACTTTAGAATGGATCGGATTAATTGCCGTGGCAGGAGTATTATGGTTAGGCGGTATTTTTATTCTCCAGAAAACCATTGATTTTGGGGTTCTATCGGCTTTTATTTTATTCTCCCAACGTCTCTTTAATCCCCTGCGTCAGTTTGCCGAAAAATTTACCATGTTTCAAGCGGGGTTTACTGCTATCGAACGCATTGGGGAATTAATTAGTATTCCCATTGAAATCACCGATTCTAACAATTATAAAGAGATATCTTTCCCAGAAAAACTTAAAACTGGCGAGATTATTTTTGAAAATGTTTGGTTTGGTTATAAACCGGATGAATATATTATCAAAGGTCTCAATTTTACTATTAATCCGGGGGAAAAAGTCGCTTTAGTCGGTCCCACTGGTGCGGGAAAAAGTTCAATTATTCGTCTTCTCTGTCGTCTTTATGAACCAAATAAGGGCAGAATTCTAGTGGATGGTATCGATATCCGTTATCTTCCCCAAGCGGAATTAAGACGTTATATTGGTGTCATTCTCCAAGAAACTTTTCTCTTTGCTGGGGATGTTACTCGCAATATTACTTTAGGAGAAAATTATGATTTTGAGCAGGTGAAGGCAGCGGCTAAATTAACTAATATCGATCACTTTATCGAGGAGTTACCCGATGGTTATCATACCCGTTTACGCGAACGGGGCGCAAATTTGTCGGGAGGACAAAAACAATTACTCGCTTTTGCGAGAGTCGCTATTCGTAACCCAGAAATTTTAGTTTTAGATGAAGCTACTGCTAGTTTAGACGTGGGGACAGAAGTATTAATTCAAGAAGCTTTAGAACAGATTTTAGTCGATCGTACTGCTATTATTATCGCTCATCGTCTCTCCACTATTCGCGATGTCGATCGAATTCTTGTGCTGAAACGCGGGGAATTAGTCGAATCGGGAACCCATGAAGATTTATTAACCAAAGACGGCCTCTACGCTAGTTTGTCGAAAATTTGGGTTTAA
- the aroQ gene encoding type II 3-dehydroquinate dehydratase, producing MNKLSILVLHGPNLNLLGKREPNLYGNVNLEAINQFLSEEATRLGVNLTAHQSNQEGQLVDWIQQAWGQHDGILINAAAYTHTSIAIRDALLGTKIACVEVHLSNIYKRESFRHHSYIADIAIGQISGFGAQSYRLGLWALVDYLQKNGKI from the coding sequence GTGAATAAACTAAGCATTCTGGTTTTACACGGGCCGAATTTAAACCTATTGGGGAAAAGAGAGCCGAATCTCTACGGTAACGTCAATTTAGAAGCGATTAACCAGTTTTTAAGCGAAGAAGCTACCCGTTTAGGGGTGAATTTAACCGCGCACCAGTCCAATCAGGAAGGGCAATTAGTGGACTGGATTCAGCAAGCATGGGGTCAGCATGACGGTATTTTGATTAATGCAGCAGCTTATACTCATACCAGTATCGCCATCCGCGACGCACTCTTAGGCACAAAAATTGCCTGTGTGGAAGTACACTTAAGCAATATTTACAAACGCGAGTCTTTTCGTCATCATTCCTACATTGCCGATATAGCTATCGGACAGATTAGCGGTTTTGGGGCCCAAAGTTATCGCTTAGGATTATGGGCATTAGTCGATTATTTGCAAAAGAATGGGAAAATTTAA
- a CDS encoding GAF domain-containing sensor histidine kinase, with product MPFSFPSRTPLSNDFIALCQAQMELLREQMEADRSAVYLTEPLSSDLIPVVVYPPFNPPSPQKKRLSLQPGQPVADLLTAVKLEDLSHLWSNQESVSGHRLFLPLMYEEGMIGLLVTTREKRPWQSWELTQMEKITQTLALACVLDRQLGEERYYRQWQRQRLDTFLHQIRNPLTALKTFGKLLLKRLLAEEGNDPAITGILRESDRVRDLIAEFEGQIQQESENYPTVDIPLLQAQSSPTAFLLPAGSTQLTPIDLHDLLDPLLLSAQAVAKERNISLETIYGEDIPLIRANIPGLREVFSNLIDNALKYTPAGGKVTVEVENVKNSVEIVFKDTGYGIPRSDQERIFQRHYRGVQAGGDIPGTGLGLAIAKELITSMGGKIELISPNPEQTSSLYPGTVFRVHIPVIADDNLSTET from the coding sequence ATGCCCTTCTCTTTCCCCTCCCGGACTCCCCTGAGTAATGATTTTATTGCCCTCTGTCAGGCACAGATGGAACTTTTGCGGGAGCAAATGGAAGCGGACAGAAGTGCGGTTTATTTAACTGAACCTTTATCGAGCGATTTAATCCCAGTCGTTGTTTATCCGCCCTTTAATCCCCCTTCTCCCCAAAAAAAGCGGCTTTCCTTACAACCAGGGCAACCGGTGGCCGACCTGTTAACTGCGGTTAAATTAGAAGATTTATCCCACCTCTGGAGTAATCAGGAGAGCGTCAGCGGTCATCGCTTGTTTTTACCCTTAATGTATGAAGAGGGCATGATCGGATTATTGGTGACAACCAGAGAAAAACGACCTTGGCAAAGTTGGGAATTAACCCAGATGGAAAAAATCACCCAAACCCTCGCTTTAGCCTGTGTACTCGATCGCCAATTGGGAGAAGAACGTTATTATCGACAATGGCAACGTCAGCGCCTCGATACCTTTCTCCATCAAATCCGCAATCCCCTCACCGCGTTAAAAACCTTTGGTAAACTTCTACTCAAAAGGCTTTTAGCCGAAGAAGGTAACGATCCCGCCATTACCGGTATATTAAGGGAAAGCGATCGAGTTCGCGACTTAATCGCCGAATTTGAGGGACAAATTCAGCAAGAAAGCGAAAATTACCCCACTGTCGATATTCCTCTCCTGCAAGCGCAATCTTCCCCCACTGCCTTTCTCTTGCCTGCTGGCAGCACTCAGCTAACTCCGATCGATCTCCATGATCTTCTCGATCCGCTGCTCCTTTCGGCCCAAGCGGTAGCCAAAGAGAGAAATATCAGTCTAGAAACGATTTATGGGGAAGATATACCACTTATTCGCGCCAATATCCCCGGTTTGCGGGAAGTATTCAGTAATTTAATTGATAATGCCCTCAAATATACTCCTGCTGGCGGAAAAGTCACCGTCGAGGTGGAGAATGTTAAGAATAGTGTAGAAATTGTTTTTAAAGACACGGGTTATGGTATACCGAGGAGCGATCAAGAAAGAATTTTTCAACGTCACTACCGGGGAGTGCAAGCGGGGGGAGATATACCCGGTACAGGATTGGGGTTAGCGATCGCCAAAGAATTAATTACCAGCATGGGGGGGAAGATTGAATTGATCAGTCCCAATCCCGAGCAAACAAGTTCCCTCTACCCCGGCACGGTTTTTCGGGTTCATATACCAGTTATAGCCGATGATAACCTCAGTACAGAAACTTGA
- a CDS encoding type I glyceraldehyde-3-phosphate dehydrogenase has product MIRVAINGFGRIGRNFLRCWLGRTNSGLEVVGINDTSDPRSNAHLLKYDSMLGKLNANIDADDNSLIVNGKTIKCYSDRNPLNLPWAEWGVDLVIEATGVFVDEEGASKHIVAGAKKVLITAPGKGSGVGTYVVGVNAHEYEHDKYNVISNASCTTNCLAPVVKVIHENFGIIKGTMTTTHSYTGDQRILDASHRDLRRARAAAVNIVPTSTGAAKAVALVIPEMKGKLNGIALRVPTPNVSVVDLVAQVEKSTIAEQVNEVLKEASENSLKGILEYNDLPLVSSDYRGVDASSIIDASLTMVMGGDMVKVIAWYDNEWGYSQRVVDLAEVVASKWKS; this is encoded by the coding sequence GTGATTAGAGTAGCGATCAATGGTTTCGGACGGATTGGACGTAATTTCCTAAGATGTTGGTTAGGACGGACTAATAGTGGCTTGGAGGTAGTGGGGATCAATGATACATCCGATCCCCGGAGTAACGCTCACCTGCTCAAATATGACTCGATGTTAGGCAAACTTAACGCTAATATCGATGCCGATGATAATTCTTTAATTGTTAACGGTAAAACCATTAAATGTTATTCCGATCGCAATCCCCTCAATCTGCCCTGGGCAGAATGGGGTGTAGATCTAGTGATCGAAGCTACCGGTGTTTTCGTTGATGAAGAGGGCGCTTCTAAGCATATTGTCGCAGGAGCGAAAAAAGTCCTCATTACCGCACCGGGTAAAGGTTCGGGTGTGGGAACCTATGTCGTCGGTGTCAACGCTCACGAATACGAACACGATAAATACAACGTCATCAGTAATGCCAGTTGTACCACCAACTGTCTGGCTCCTGTCGTCAAAGTGATTCACGAAAACTTCGGCATCATCAAAGGTACGATGACCACCACCCACAGTTACACTGGTGATCAACGGATTCTGGATGCTAGTCACCGGGATCTGCGTCGCGCTCGCGCCGCAGCCGTTAACATCGTTCCCACCTCCACCGGTGCCGCTAAAGCTGTAGCCTTAGTTATCCCGGAAATGAAAGGGAAACTTAACGGTATCGCCCTGCGGGTACCCACTCCTAACGTTTCTGTGGTGGATTTAGTGGCGCAAGTGGAAAAAAGCACGATCGCAGAACAGGTAAACGAAGTCCTCAAAGAAGCTTCGGAAAATTCTTTGAAAGGAATTCTCGAATATAATGATTTACCTCTCGTTTCCTCTGATTATCGCGGTGTTGATGCCTCCTCGATCATTGATGCTAGTCTCACCATGGTGATGGGTGGCGATATGGTGAAAGTTATCGCTTGGTACGATAACGAATGGGGTTACTCCCAACGGGTGGTTGATCTCGCTGAAGTCGTCGCCAGCAAGTGGAAAAGCTAA